From Pseudoxanthomonas sp. YR558, the proteins below share one genomic window:
- a CDS encoding TonB-dependent receptor, giving the protein MHTNRRAAPLRSGLTLALLAVIHAAAAQDVPAPAAPAAQAEAAPADDAKTLDKVVVVGSHIQGAATTDALPVLVVGAEQIDAAGAISGDELMRTIPQMGDVLFDASNNPQTSNAARGDVNSVNLRSLGVGNTLVLLNGRRLVQHPTSQGTSDTGTVPVQSFNSNAIPVSGLDRMEILLDGAAAIYGADAVAGVVNTVLQTDFDGVSASARYGTAEGTGMNEFETNVFAGKNFDRGNVSVFLNYTDRSELMAADQEFTSTDDLRALFADYPDFAGLTALDGRSSHTPWARLTVGPRAVIRSNGVAVTNTAGAFRVQPSSFGCGVNFGTDLCLASGNHNFNTTNRDMRYDTRYGTTVRPSVERFNAYLTGHYSLDNGVEAFGEVGYYQAVSEALQPPVVNLNSLWIPASNYWNPFGATTLPDGTPNPNRLPGLTNVPAAGLPVQMSNYRYVDTGFQRVRVENYQARFLAGLRGEWNGWNWETALLYSEAEAEDRSPNINMTALQQQLALATPDAYNPFSGGCVATPTHSDCSPSSQAAIDAIVFDLVRKSRTTLTMADFKMSRADLFALPAGEVGIAFGAEARRETQEDDRDANLDGTYTFTDMVTGETNLSNVAAVSPNPDTRGSRNVGSAYVEFAVPLVSADMDIPLVHRLDMQLAGRYEHYSDFGSVAKPKVALAWDVVEGVRLRGSYSEGFRAPNLEQTNATQYSRLASGVDHIRCEADLRAGRIASFSACGQNTAGASLLVAGNPDLEPEESTNTSYGVVFQPTFIPERFGNFTFTVDRWKIKQEQIVGLLGAQTALTLDYLNRVEGGSNPLVVRADPTQDDIDFFAGTGIDPVGQVIAINDRFINLQPQTAGGLDIGMDWSLRRTRFGSFSASLNATKLLEFTRDPGDIVNALYAARAAGTIDPLTPLPDPSQLIGQNGRPEWRASGSLTWNKGPWRVGYSAQYMSSFEQPQLLGASGDPWVVEDRLFHNLYGQYRFPDGTALRLGVRDLTDEGPALADGGYRGSLHNPWGRYFYVNISRSF; this is encoded by the coding sequence ATGCATACCAACCGACGCGCCGCCCCATTGCGGAGCGGTCTTACCCTGGCCTTGCTGGCCGTGATCCATGCCGCCGCGGCCCAGGACGTTCCGGCTCCGGCCGCGCCCGCAGCGCAGGCCGAAGCCGCGCCTGCCGACGACGCCAAGACCCTGGACAAGGTGGTCGTGGTGGGCTCGCACATCCAGGGCGCGGCCACCACCGATGCGCTGCCGGTGCTGGTGGTTGGTGCGGAACAGATCGATGCCGCCGGTGCGATCTCCGGCGACGAGCTGATGCGCACCATCCCGCAGATGGGCGACGTGCTGTTCGATGCCTCGAACAACCCGCAGACCAGCAATGCGGCGCGTGGCGACGTCAATTCGGTGAACCTGCGTTCGCTCGGCGTCGGCAACACGCTGGTGCTGCTCAACGGGCGCCGCCTGGTGCAGCACCCGACCAGCCAGGGCACCTCTGATACCGGCACGGTGCCGGTGCAGAGCTTCAATTCCAACGCGATCCCCGTCTCCGGCCTGGACCGCATGGAAATCCTGCTGGATGGCGCGGCGGCCATCTACGGCGCCGACGCGGTGGCGGGCGTGGTCAACACCGTGCTGCAGACCGATTTCGACGGCGTCAGCGCCAGTGCGCGCTATGGCACCGCCGAAGGTACCGGCATGAACGAGTTCGAGACGAATGTCTTTGCCGGCAAGAACTTCGATCGCGGCAACGTGTCGGTGTTCCTGAACTACACCGACCGCTCCGAGCTGATGGCGGCGGACCAGGAATTCACCTCCACCGACGACCTGCGCGCGCTGTTCGCGGACTACCCGGATTTCGCCGGCCTCACGGCGCTGGATGGCCGTTCCTCGCACACGCCGTGGGCGCGCCTGACCGTGGGCCCGCGCGCGGTGATCCGCTCCAACGGCGTGGCGGTGACGAACACGGCGGGTGCGTTCCGCGTGCAGCCGTCGAGCTTCGGGTGCGGCGTGAACTTCGGAACCGACCTGTGCCTGGCCAGCGGCAACCACAACTTCAACACCACCAACCGCGACATGCGCTACGACACGCGCTACGGCACCACGGTGCGGCCGTCGGTGGAGCGCTTCAACGCCTACCTCACCGGCCACTATTCGCTCGACAACGGCGTGGAAGCGTTCGGCGAAGTGGGCTACTACCAGGCCGTCAGCGAAGCGCTGCAGCCGCCGGTGGTGAACCTCAACAGCCTGTGGATTCCCGCCAGCAATTACTGGAATCCCTTCGGCGCGACCACGCTGCCGGATGGCACGCCGAACCCGAACCGCCTGCCCGGCCTGACCAACGTGCCCGCGGCCGGCCTGCCCGTGCAGATGAGCAACTACCGTTACGTCGATACCGGCTTCCAGCGCGTGCGCGTGGAAAACTACCAGGCGCGTTTCCTGGCGGGCTTGCGCGGCGAGTGGAACGGCTGGAACTGGGAAACCGCGCTGCTGTACTCCGAAGCCGAAGCCGAGGACCGCTCGCCCAACATCAACATGACCGCGCTGCAGCAGCAGCTCGCGTTGGCCACGCCGGATGCGTACAACCCGTTCAGCGGCGGCTGCGTGGCCACGCCGACGCACAGCGACTGCTCGCCCAGTTCGCAGGCGGCGATCGACGCGATCGTGTTCGACCTCGTGCGCAAGTCGCGCACCACGCTGACCATGGCCGACTTCAAGATGAGCCGCGCGGACCTGTTCGCGTTGCCTGCCGGTGAAGTGGGCATCGCCTTCGGTGCCGAGGCGCGTCGCGAGACGCAGGAAGACGACCGCGACGCCAACCTCGACGGCACCTACACCTTCACCGACATGGTCACCGGCGAGACCAACCTCAGCAACGTGGCCGCCGTGAGCCCGAACCCCGACACGCGCGGCTCGCGCAACGTCGGCTCGGCCTACGTGGAGTTCGCGGTGCCGCTGGTCTCGGCCGACATGGACATCCCGCTGGTGCATCGCCTGGACATGCAGTTGGCCGGCCGCTACGAGCACTATTCCGACTTCGGTTCGGTGGCCAAGCCCAAGGTCGCGCTGGCGTGGGACGTGGTGGAGGGCGTGCGCCTGCGCGGTTCGTACTCGGAAGGCTTCCGTGCACCGAACCTGGAGCAGACCAACGCCACCCAGTACTCGCGCCTGGCCAGTGGCGTGGACCACATCCGCTGCGAAGCCGACCTGCGCGCCGGCCGCATCGCCTCGTTCAGTGCCTGCGGGCAGAACACGGCGGGCGCCTCGCTGCTGGTGGCCGGCAACCCGGACCTGGAGCCGGAAGAGAGCACCAACACTTCGTATGGCGTGGTGTTCCAGCCGACCTTCATTCCCGAGCGCTTCGGCAACTTCACCTTCACCGTCGATCGCTGGAAGATCAAGCAGGAGCAGATCGTCGGCTTGCTCGGCGCGCAGACCGCGCTGACGCTGGACTACCTCAACCGGGTGGAAGGCGGCAGCAATCCGCTGGTCGTGCGTGCCGATCCCACCCAGGACGACATCGACTTCTTCGCGGGCACCGGCATCGATCCGGTCGGCCAGGTCATCGCGATCAACGACCGCTTCATCAACCTGCAGCCGCAGACCGCCGGCGGCCTGGACATCGGCATGGACTGGTCGCTGCGCCGCACGCGCTTCGGCAGTTTCTCGGCCAGCCTCAACGCCACCAAGCTGCTGGAGTTCACCCGCGATCCGGGCGACATCGTCAACGCGCTCTACGCCGCGCGCGCGGCCGGCACCATCGATCCGCTGACCCCGCTGCCGGACCCGAGCCAGCTGATCGGCCAGAACGGCCGCCCCGAATGGCGCGCCAGCGGTTCGCTGACCTGGAACAAGGGCCCGTGGCGCGTCGGCTACTCCGCGCAGTACATGAGCTCGTTCGAGCAGCCGCAGCTGCTGGGCGCCTCGGGCGATCCATGGGTGGTCGAGGACCGTCTGTTCCACAATCTGTACGGGCAATACCGCTTCCCCGACGGCACCGCGTTGCGCCTGGGCGTGCGTGACCTGACCGACGAGGGTCCGGCCTTAGCCGATGGCGGTTACCGCGGTTCGCTGCACAATCCGTGGGGTCGCTACTTCTACGTCAACATCAGCCGGTCGTTCTGA